AATCGACCTGGTCATGGTGAACGGTGAGGTCACCTTCGAAAGCGGCATGAAGTCCACCGGCGCGACCCCCGGCCGCGTGCTCGTCTCGGCACCAGCGAGCTGACGGCGCATCGGCACTTAGCTGGCGTCACTGTGGCGGAGGCCCCCACCCCCGCGATCAGAGTTCCAACTGCCCCCGCTCGACGGAGACCGCCAACTCCAGAGGACAGGGCCCAATTGATACGAATCCTGGGACAAATCCCAGGTCGCCTCTCGGCGGCGACGAATTTATTGACGTCCGATTAGACATCGTCGGCGCCACTTCATAACCTGTCCGGGACATCCGTAGCGGACCACGGTTTGGTCCATGCAACGAAGGATCGTGACAATCCGAATGGGTCGGGCGCGCCAATCGCTTCGCCAAGCGGCGGGGGGATTTGCGGCGGGGATCCTCGTGCTGGTGGTGTCGATCGCGGGCGTCGTCCACGCGGACCCGGCGGCCGATGCGCTGGCCAAGCTCGATGAGTTGTCCCGTCAGGCGATCGAGACTCGCGAAGCCGTCACCGCCGCCCAACGCGATGCCGAAGACAAACTCGCTGCTCAGACCGCCGCCGAAGACCGCCATCGCGCCGACATGGCCGCCCTCGACGCCGCCAATGCCCAGCTCGCATCCCGTCAAGCCGCCGCCGACAAGGTCGCGGTGATGACATATATGAGCGGACGCACCGGCCAGTTCGCGGCGGTGCTGACCGCGAGCTCGCCGCAACATCTGATCGACCAGCTGTCTCTGCAGCGGGTGATCACCGCCCAGGCGGCCGAGCAGATGAAGGCCTTCCAGGCAGCGCGTGAGCGTGCGGCGGCCGCCGCGAAGGCCTCAGAGGCATCAGCCGCCGAGGCTAGGGTCGCGGCCGAGAAATCCGCCGCGGTGGGTGCAGAGCTTCAGGCGAAGTGGAAAGAACTGCTACGCCAGATCTCCGCTGCGGAGGCGCAGTACGCAGCGTTGACGCCGGCCCAGCAGGCGGTGGTCGATAACGCCGCCGCAGTGCCGCCACCGCCGCCACCGCCGGCGGCGGTGCCCCCTCCGGCGGATCCGATGCTCAACGCGATGCCTGCCCCACCGCCACCCGAGGCCGCACCTCCCCCTGTGGCTGCACTGATGGATATCCCCGATATCCCGGAGGCGTTGCCTGTCGGCGTCGCGCCGGAGGCGGGGCTTCAGCCCAACACCGTCCTCGCTGCGCGCGCCGTCAGCCAGCGGTTCCCCCAGATCGCTGAGATCGGCGGTGTCCGGCCCGACTCGAAGCCGTGGCACCCGAGCGGTCTGGCGATCGACATCATGATTCCGAACGCCGAAAGCCCCGAGGGCATCGCGCTGGGGAACCAGATCATGGAGTTCGCGCTGGCCAATGCCGGTCGGTTCGGGCTACAGGATGTGATCTGGCGCGGCACGTACTACACGCCGAGCGGTCCGGCCGGATCCGGTTACGGCCACTACGACCACGTGCACATCACCACCACACCCCGGCGCTGACGGGCGAATTCGAAAAATACCTCGCCGATCGGGCGAACTCCGTACTTTGCAGTCATACCACCACTGGTGACCGCGGAGAACGGAACTTGTGATGACAGCGGCACGTCTCATCGCCGAACGAAGATGCGGCGCGAAAGGATGAACCAACCCCAGGGTGAGCGCAGCACTTTCGCGGCGCGGAGAATCATCGGCCTCCTCGTTCTGATCGCACCGCTCGACCAGGTTGCCTTCGATCTTTACACCCCTGCACTGCCCGAAATCGGTGAGCAGTTCGCGGCTTCGAATGTCGTGGTGCAGAACACCGTCACCGCCTACATGCTGGGGATGACGCTTATCGTGTTGCCCGCCGGACTGATCGCCGACGCGATTGGCCGCAAGCGCGTGCTGGTGACCGGACTGGCAGTGATGACGCTGACGAGCATCGGCTGCGCGCTGACTGTCAGCCTGGAGATGATGATCGGGCTGCGGTTCGTGCAGGGCCTCGGCGCCGGAACGTGCATGGTGCTGGCGGCCGCCATGGCGGCGGACTGCTTCCGCGGTGCCAAGCTGGTCTCGGTCCTGGGGCTGCTCGGGGCGGCGTGGGGCGCAGCTCCCATACTCGCGCCCGCGATTGGCGGATTCATCACCGACTTCGCGTCGTGGCGAACGGTGTTCGTCGTGCTCGCGGGCTTCCTCGCGATCGTTGGGACGCTCGTCGCCGTGGCCTTGCCGGAAACCCTAGAGCACGGTCGCCGATCGCCGATCGACCTGCGCGCAGCCGCCGGCGTTGTGGGGCAAGCGATGCGGAACCGGTCTTTCGTGACCTTCGCGACGATGTTCGGTGTAGTCACGTCGGCTCAGGCCATGTTCGCCGTCGTCGGACCGTTCCTCTACGTGATCGGCCTCGGATTCACCTCTAGCACTTACGGTTTGATAGCCCTCGGGGTGGGCACGGCGAACTTCCTCGGCGCGGCGGCGTGTGGAGCGTTGGCCCAACGGACCACCACGGCACGGTTGGCCATCGCGGGGTCCGTGATTCTCGCAGTGGGCGGCGCGATCATGCTGGTGTCCGCAGAACTCGTCGGTCTTTCCGCAGTGGCGATTGCCGGCGGCGCGGTGATCGCGGCACTGGCCATCGGAGTGCTCGACCCGCTGAGCAAGGGGCTGGCGATGGGGGTGTTCACCCGCAACCTCGGCCTCGTCTCGGGAATGGTCAGCGCTTTCTGTTACGTATGGATCACTCTCTCGGCGGCCCTGATGGCCTGGCTGCCTGAGCGCTCACAGGCACCGCTCGGCTGGTTCTACGTCGGCGCCGCGGCCGGAATGGTGGTGTTACTGATGACGTCTTTCGGTCGGTTCCGTCCGGCCGGAGGGCCTGACTTACAGGATCGGGACCAAATGGTCGAAGAAGAGGCGGGCGACGAGTTCGCCTCGTGAGCTCGCACCGTTTTGTCGAGTATCGATTTCTGGTCGGCCCCGACTCGATGGCGGCCGACCTCAAATAGGGCTCAGGCCGTACGGGCGCTCCACTCCGACGTCCGTTTGGGCTCAGCCCCGGCCAGTGCCTTGATGGT
The nucleotide sequence above comes from Mycolicibacterium moriokaense. Encoded proteins:
- a CDS encoding coiled-coil domain-containing protein, producing MGRARQSLRQAAGGFAAGILVLVVSIAGVVHADPAADALAKLDELSRQAIETREAVTAAQRDAEDKLAAQTAAEDRHRADMAALDAANAQLASRQAAADKVAVMTYMSGRTGQFAAVLTASSPQHLIDQLSLQRVITAQAAEQMKAFQAARERAAAAAKASEASAAEARVAAEKSAAVGAELQAKWKELLRQISAAEAQYAALTPAQQAVVDNAAAVPPPPPPPAAVPPPADPMLNAMPAPPPPEAAPPPVAALMDIPDIPEALPVGVAPEAGLQPNTVLAARAVSQRFPQIAEIGGVRPDSKPWHPSGLAIDIMIPNAESPEGIALGNQIMEFALANAGRFGLQDVIWRGTYYTPSGPAGSGYGHYDHVHITTTPRR
- a CDS encoding multidrug effflux MFS transporter, producing MNQPQGERSTFAARRIIGLLVLIAPLDQVAFDLYTPALPEIGEQFAASNVVVQNTVTAYMLGMTLIVLPAGLIADAIGRKRVLVTGLAVMTLTSIGCALTVSLEMMIGLRFVQGLGAGTCMVLAAAMAADCFRGAKLVSVLGLLGAAWGAAPILAPAIGGFITDFASWRTVFVVLAGFLAIVGTLVAVALPETLEHGRRSPIDLRAAAGVVGQAMRNRSFVTFATMFGVVTSAQAMFAVVGPFLYVIGLGFTSSTYGLIALGVGTANFLGAAACGALAQRTTTARLAIAGSVILAVGGAIMLVSAELVGLSAVAIAGGAVIAALAIGVLDPLSKGLAMGVFTRNLGLVSGMVSAFCYVWITLSAALMAWLPERSQAPLGWFYVGAAAGMVVLLMTSFGRFRPAGGPDLQDRDQMVEEEAGDEFAS